One part of the Phoenix dactylifera cultivar Barhee BC4 chromosome 4, palm_55x_up_171113_PBpolish2nd_filt_p, whole genome shotgun sequence genome encodes these proteins:
- the LOC103705661 gene encoding 65-kDa microtubule-associated protein 3-like, producing the protein MSLISNLPFTSMEIRPAEYTPSKMVIYESDLSTRRLEELHRQLHSLQKEKVGRLTQVMDLSNSLNSLCLVPDTDFKQTVHEVHPSFVETEGSKNISNDSIESLATAKQRLREVKIQRMQKLQDLATTLLELWNLMDTPIEEQQLFQNVTCNIAASEHEIKEPNTLLLDFINCVEAEVLGLQQLKATKMKELVLKKKTELEELHRRTHLVAEADSETEFAIDAIEAGAIDSSLAPEQIEVQISTVEEEAFSRKDILEKVEKWLAACNEESWLEEYNRDENCYSAVRGAHFTLKHAEKAHALVKKIPAMVNALAAKITAWEKDRGIEFTYDGVSLFRLLSMLEEYTITRQEKEQERKRHRDQKRRRGQLIAEREALFGPKQSPSKLPRTSTGGSSRRPSLGGAIIQPPKPPEALHSKSTRSTKKGDGDMGALSPGQFSLNSHMAIVLKLLLFFFFIINKVVLVIDFSI; encoded by the exons ATGTCTCTAATCTCTAATCTCCCATTTACTTCGATGGAGATTAGGCCGGCAGAGTATACCCCATCCAAGATGGTTATCTATGAATCCGATCTATCCACAAGAAGGCTTGAAGAATTGCATAGACAACTTCACTCCCTTCAAAAGGAGAAGGTTGGA CGCCTAACGCAGGTGATGGACCTTTCGAAttctttgaattcattatgTCTTGTACCAGATACAGATTTCAAACAGACTGTTCATGAAGTACACCCTAGTTTTGTTGAGACTGAAGGCTCAAAGAATATTAGCAATGACTCAATTGAAAGTTTGGCCACTGCAAAACAGAGATTGCGAGAGGTCAAGATCCAGAGAATGCAGAAG CTTCAAGATCTTGCAACCACTCTGCTGGAACTCTGGAATTTGATGGATACACCAATCGAAGAACAACAGTTGTTTCAGAATGTAACATGCAATATAGCTGCTTCAGAACATGAAATTAAGGAGCCCAACACACTTTTATTGGACTTCATTAACTGT GTAGAGGCTGAAGTTTTGGGGCTTCAACAGCTGAAAGCTACCAAGATGAAAGAGTTAGTActgaagaagaaaacagaacTGGAGGAGCTCCATCGTCGGACACATCTAGTTGCAGAGGCAGACAGTGAAACAGAATTTGCAATTGATGCTATTGAGGCCG GAGCAATTGATTCCTCTCTAGCACCGGAGCAGATTGAGGTTCAAATTTCAACtgttgaagaggaagcttttaGCAGGAAGGATATCCTTGAGAAGGTTGAAAAATGGTTAGCTGCATGCAATGAAGAGTCCTGGCTGGAGGAATACAATAGG GATGAGAATTGCTATAGTGCTGTAAGGGGTGCCCACTTTACACTCAAGCATGCTGAAAAGGCTCATGCTTTGGTCAAGAAGATTCCAG CAATGGTGAATGCTCTGGCTGCCAAAATTACAGCGTgggagaaagatagggggattgagTTCACATATGATGGTGTAAGCTTAT TTCGTCTTCTATCAATGCTGGAAGAGTACACCATAACGAGGCAGGAGAAAGAGCAAGAGCGCAAGAGACATAGG GATCAGAAGAGACGTCGGGGTCAACTTATAGCTGAGCGAGAAGCACTCTTTGGGCCCAAACAAAGCCCTTCAAAGCTTCCTAGAACTTCCACTGGGGGATCAAGCAGAAGGCCATCTCTAGGTGGAGCCATAATACAACCCCCGAAGCCGCCTGAAGCGCTTCATTCTAAGTCCACACGCTCAACCAAGAAGGGCGATGGCGACATGGGCGCTCTTTCTCCTGGTCAGTTTTCTTTGAACTCTCACATGGCAATTGTTTTAAAgctgctgcttttttttttctttataatcaATAAGGTggttttagttatagattttagCATATAA
- the LOC103705612 gene encoding ATP synthase subunit beta, mitochondrial-like, which yields MASRRVLSSLLRSSARRSPASKSAFPAARSPSTSPISRPSPAGFLLSRAVEYATAAAAQAPPTPPSPVKAAGGHTGKITDDFTGAGAIGHVCQVIGAVVDVRFDAGLPPILTALEVLDNSIRLVLEVAQHLGENMVRTIAMDGTEGLVRGQRVLNTGSPITVPVGRATLGRIINVIGEPIDEKGEIKTNHFLPIHREAPAFVEQATEQQILVTGIKVVDLLAPYQRGGKIGLFGGAGVGKTVLIMELINNVAKAHGGFSVFAGVGERTREGNDLYREMIESGVIKLGDKQGESKCALVYGQMNEPPGARARVGLTGLTVAEHFRDAEGQDVLLFIDNIFRFTQANSEVSALLGRIPSAVGYQPTLATDLGGLQERITTTKKGSITSVQAIYVPADDLTDPAPATTFAHLDATTVLSRQISELGIYPAVDPLDSTSRMLSPHVLGEEHYNTARGVQKVLQNYKNLQDIIAILGMDELSEDDKLTVARARKIQRFLSQPFHVAEVFTGAPGKYVELKESVNSFQGVLDGKYDDLPEQSFYMVGGIEEVIAKAEKIAKESAT from the exons ATGGCATCCCGCCgggtcctctcctccctcctccgttCCTCCGCCCGCCGCTCCCCGGCGTCCAAATCCGCCTTCCCGGCTGCCCGGAGCCCTTCCACTTCCCCGATCTCGCGCCCCTCCCCAGCCGgcttcctcctctcccgcgcCGTCGAGTACGCGACCGCCGCGGCGGCGCAGGCCCCTCCGACCCCGCCGTCGCCGGTGAAGGCCGCCGGTGGCCACACCGGAAAGATCACCGACGACTTCACCGGGGCCGGCGCGATCGGGCACGTGTGCCAGGTGATCGGTGCCGTCGTGGATGTCCGGTTTGATGCGGGGCTGCCGCCGATCCTGACGGCTCTCGAGGTGCTTGACAACTCGATCCGCTTGGTTCTGGAAGTCGCGCAGCATCTCGGGGAGAACATGGTGAGGACCATCGCCATGGATGGGACGGAAGGGCTCGTCCGTGGTCAGAGGGTCCTGAACACCGGGTCTCCAATCACC GTCCCAGTTGGGAGGGCAACCCTTGGACGCATCATAAATGTTATTGGTGAACCAATCGATGAGAAGGGTGAAATAA AGACAAATCACTTCCTTCCCATCCATCGCGAGGCACCTGCTTTTGTTGAGCAGGCGACTGAACAGCAGATTCTTGTTACTGGAATTAAG GTTGTTGATCTTCTGGCTCCTTATCAGAGGGGAGGAAAGATCGGACTGTTTGGTGGTGCTGGTGTCGGGAAGACTGTACTTATTATGGAACTGATCAACAATGTTGCTAAAGCTCATG GtggcttctctgtctttgcTGGTGTCGGAGAACGTACTCGTGAGGGCAATGATTTGTACAGAGAAATGATTGAGAGTGGTGTAATTAAGCTTGGTGACAAGCAG GGTGAAAGCAAGTGTGCTCTTGTGTATGGGCAAATGAACGAGCCTCCAGGTGCTCGTGCGCGTGTTGGTTTGACTGGTTTGACAGTCGCTGAGCACTTCCGGGATGCTGAAGGACAAGATGTGCTTCTCTTCATTGACAACATTTTCCGGTTTACCCAG GCAAACTCTGAAGTGTCTGCGTTGCTTGGTCGTATCCCATCCGCTGTCGGTTACCAACCAACTTTGGCTACTGATCTTGGAGGGCTGCAAGAACGTATTACAACAACAAAGAAGGGTTCCATTACCTCAGTGCAAGCTATTTATGTGCCTGCTGATGACTTGACGGATCCAGCTCCGGCAACGACCTTTGCCCATCTTGATGCTACAACTGTGTTGTCACGACAG ATTTCTGAGCTTGGTATCTATCCTGCTGTCGATCCTCTAGACTCCACATCTCGAATGCTTTCACCACATGTATTAGGTGAAGAGCACTACAACACTGCTCGTGGTGTTCAGAAGGTTCTTCAGAATTATAAGAATCTTCAAGATATTATTGCAATTTTGGGAATGGATGAGCTTAGTGAAGATGATAAATTGACTGTGGCTCGTGCTCGAAAAATTCAACGGTTCTTGAGCCAGCCTTTCCATGTTGCTGAAGTGTTCACAGGTGCACCTGGAAAGTATGTTGAATTGAAAGAGAGTGTTAACAGCTTCCAG GGTGTTTTGGATGGAAAGTATGATGACCTTCCTGAGCAATCATTTTACATGGTTGGAGGCATTGAGGAAGTCATTGCCAAAGCTGAGAAAATTGCCAAGGAGTCTGCCACATGA